Proteins from a genomic interval of Chanodichthys erythropterus isolate Z2021 chromosome 8, ASM2448905v1, whole genome shotgun sequence:
- the LOC137023771 gene encoding uncharacterized protein: MSKGITGTALQWFESYLSDDPTVAGRITACLTAISAWMKDHHLQLNLAKTELLVIGANPTLHHNLSVQLGSSTITPSRTARNLGVVMDAGLTFTDHIAATTRSCRFALYNIRKIRPFLSEHSTQILVQALVLSRLDYCNALLAGLPACTIKPLQLIQNAAARLVFNEPKRAHVTPLFISLHWLPVAARIQFKALMFAYRTTAGSAPLY, from the exons atgtcgaagggcatcacgggaactgcgctccagtggttcgagtcttacctctcag atgatccgacggttgctggtcgcatcacagcctgcctgacagccatttctgcctggatgaaggaccaccacctccaactcaaccttgcaaaaacagaactgcttgtgatcggtgcaaacccaacacttcatcacaacctttcagttcaacttgggtcttcaaccatcactccttccaggacagccagaaaccttggagtggtgatggatgctggtctaaccttcacagatcatattgcagcaacgacccggtcctgcagatttgccttgtacaacatcaggaagattagacccttcctatctgaacattccacacaaattcttgtccaagctcttgttctatccagactggactactgtaatgctctcttggctggccttccagcatgcactatcaagcctctacaactgatccaaaatgctgcagcaagactggtcttcaacgaaccgaagagagcgcacgtcactcctctcttcatcagtctgcactggctgccagtagctgctcgcatccaattcaaggctctgatgtttgcttacagaacgacagctggctctgcaccgctatac